Genomic DNA from Panthera leo isolate Ple1 chromosome E3, P.leo_Ple1_pat1.1, whole genome shotgun sequence:
CACTCCTATGTGCTTCGACGATGTATTTTCTGCAAACTACAACATTCTCTGTTGTAACCAGCATGTACTTATCAAGTTCAGGAAAGTGAATGTGAATTCAATATTACCGTCTACTCTACAGTCTGCATTCAGATTTGCCAACTATTCCCGTGGTGTCTTTGATAGCAACTTTTCCCCCTGATTCCGGGGTCCAATCCATAATGCGTTTTGTTGTCACATCTCTTCACTCTTTCAAGATCTGGAAGAATGTCTCAGGCTTTCTTTGTCCTTCCCAAtgctgacatttttgaagagtacaggcctgttattttataaaatgtccctcaatttgatttgccatatatatatatatatatatatatatatatatatatatatatgtaatttgagagagagagagagagagagaacatgagcaggggagaggggcagagggagggagattgAGGATTCCaatcagactccatgctcagagcggagctggatgtggggctcatgaccttgggatcatgaccttgggatcatgacctgaactgaaatcaagagttgaacgctcaactgaccaagccagccaggcaccccttgcctgaTGTCTCTTAACAATCAGGTTCTGCATTGTTGCTGGGACTACCACAGATGTGATtttgtgtccttctcagtgcaCCATATCTGGAGCCTCCCAATGTTGGTTTGCCCCATAACTGGTGATGTTAAGTTTGATCACTTGGTTGGAGCACCtagctagctcagtcagtgaagcagtgacttttgatcttggggttgtgagtttcagccccgtgttgggtatagagattacttgaaaataaaatcttaaaaaaaaaaagtgcgatCATTTGGTTAAGATGATGTCTGCTAGATTTCTCCACCGTGAAGCTGCTAATTTTCCTTCGTAATGTGTATATATCTGGTGGGGAGATATTTTAAGCCTGTAAAAATATCATATATGCACCCCGCCCCTGCTGCCCCAATTTTACTCCACAGTTCATTCTTACTTGAATCAGTTATATGGTGGCTGTAGATTGGTCATTTTAAAACTCTACATTCCTTCTACAATGATCCAGTAGCTTTTCCTACTGGAAAAGCTTTCCTAccactctccctcctctctcccatcttcctcccttcccccttcactctgtctttctggtAGTTTCAGGAGCCATATGAACTCATGGGTTCTTTCTTTATTCAGTGCATTAATCGACCACTACACTTACTCATTTTGATGCTCGAAGTGTCTCTGCTTTGGCCCCAGGGAAACTCCTTCAAGCTAGTTCCTTGTCCCTTTGACCCGTTCCTATCATTCTTTGAGCATGTCCTTACTTCCTGATGCAACAAGATATTCCAGGCTTACCTTGTGCTTTCCCTGCCCCGGCTTTGGAATCAGCCATTTTCttaggagccctggttcctttccAAGGAGAGAAGTATTTAGGAGCCAAGATCTGGGTTTCAGGTGCTGGCCCCATTTTGAAGGTAGAGATCGCAGGATGTACAGACACATTAGATGTAGGGTATAAAGGAAGGAGCGGAGTCCCCATTCCTTTCAGCTTTTGAAGACATTGCTTCTCTGAAGTTTTCCCAGGCGCTTCCCAAGGCTGACTCTAGCCCTTATTTTAGCAGGTCTTCTATTATTTGAATCATTTATACACAAACATGTCTCTGCATGTAGCCCAGTAACTAAATTTCCGACCCTGGTACTACCTGGGAGATCCTTATCCTTGGCCTTGGGTCCTTAGACCAACCTGGTTTTGAAGCTCATCTCTAGCCCTTGCTGGTTGCCTGAGCCTTGACAAGTCTCTGAACTGTTCTGTTTCTTAGTTTCTCCACCTGCAGAATTAGGGGTGATGATCGgtatctcacagggttgttgtgaagagtAAATACTATGTAAATGTGAAGTGCTTGGCACTGAGCCTGGCCTGTTCTAGGACAGGTCACTTAATGTCTCTGTACTTGGccttctcacctgtaaaatgggcttgCTGTGAGGAGCAGCTGGGACCATGCACAGAGAACCTTTGGTTCTGTACCTGGCAGAGTGCTGCTACCAGAATTTTCGAAGTAATGCCCTTCTGTGatgtctttttcacattttcatgatctctccctccaccccaagaTCTACAGTCTTTCAGATAGGTCCCTGTTTCTTGAGCGCTTCAGGCTAGAGCCCGGGCCCAGCctggttctctcttctctccccggAACTGGGGCCCCGCATAGAGCCTGGGGAACATCCAACTTTGTCAGCAGCAATTTGGTTGAAATGACATTTTTGTCAAAAATGCATTGTGCTTCAGCAATTGTTTTAAAGATTCGGAAACTGGGAGTCTCTGTGTAGTCTTACAAatattttggttgattttttagaataaaaagaaagaaagaaagaaagaaagaaagaaagaaagaaagaaagaaagaaagaagaaagaaagaaagaaagaagaaagaaagaaagaaagaaagaaagaaagaaagaaagaagaaagaaagaaagaaaaagaaaattttaacctgggcgcctgggtggctctctcggttaagggaccaactcttggtttcagctcaggtcatggtctcacggttcgtgagtttgagccccccgtgtcaggctctgtgctgaccgtgcagagtctgcttgggattctgtctccctctttccctgcccctcccttctcgtgctctctctctctcaagataaataaatcgacttaaaaaaatttaacctcCAAGTACTTCTCAGCCAATTGTTTGTACTTTTCTATTTGccatagtaaaatgttaaaataacctaaatgtctgACAATGGaatggcttttttcttcttttttttttctcttctttccttccttcttctgttcAGTTAAGCGCAGAACAGTATGTAGAATAAGATGTAATATAAtgaaatacatgcatacatgctTGCGTAAGCACAGATGTAACACCCAACTTTGCTCTGAACGTTTATCTGGTGGCAGGGTTTGGAGCTTTTCCTCCTTACACTCTCCTGTCAGGAGAGGCAATCTGCCAGGGCGCTGAGCATCCCCGCACACTCCTGCTCGCATGCCAAGAACACAGGTCCCAGCTGCTCTACATCCGGGCCATTTCTTGGGGCTGTTCTCTGGGCTGAGTGAGGGACACAGTAATGTTGCCCTGAAGAGCAGGCTTGCTTACCACCTGCTCAAACAGGGGGAAATGCCCCAAGCTCAGAGTTCCTTAGCGGCAGGGCAAGCCCCTTGTGTGTGTCACCCTTGTGGGACGTGGGGGCGAGGGGAACTGATGCAAACATTATGCTCCTGCCTGCTCTGCTGTGAGTGATGGATTCCCCTGTCTGGGACCCAGGTGTCTCATGTATCTGTGTCAGACGAACTCCTTAGCTTGTGCGTGGCATATAACCCCAGGCCTTCACACGGACCTGTTCAATCACTTATCACGTACATATACTATTACTTTTACAACATAAAAATCAgtttggggtcacctgggtggcttagtcagctgagcgtctgactcttgattttgggtcaggtcccAGGGTCATCAAATTGAGTTCCatgtagggctccgtgctgaaaagtggagtcggcttgggattctctctttctctgcctgtctaccctgctcatgcatgctctctctcaaaaaagtaaataaataaatacatacatacatacatacatacataaaaataaacatggttttgattttttaaaatatttatttttgagagagagagagagagagctagagagagaacgagtgggagaggggcagaaggtgagagagatgcagaatctaaagcaggctccaggttctgatctgtcagtacaaagcccgatgcggggttccaactcgtgaaccgggagatcacgacctgagccggtcggatgtttaaccgactgagccacccaggcacctctggttttgatttttttttttcttttaaagaaaggcaaaaagCCAAAATTACACTCATGCAGAAAGTCAAAGCTTACAAattagaagagagaaacagaaataaacaaataaataaataaataaaagaagtgaaaaaatatgtgtatacacacacaaaaagaagaaggagtaggaaaaagaaaacaattagaggaaattcagaaaacaacaactatcaaaagaagaaaataaaggaccCCCTACTCATACCGATCCAAAGAAACTTGGTTAATGCCTCCGTACATATTTTTCCAGACCGTTTTCCATATAGCTTCCCacatctttattaattttccccccaaataaaatcaTGACGAATGAGTGCTTCGTAACCACCTTGGTCTAGTTAAGCACCCCACAACTGGGACCCCACGTGGTGGCCCCCCAAGCCACCAGTCTTGAGATGTCATCCAGAGCCCATCAGGACTGCACGCGGTCTGCAAAGGCTTTCGCGGCCCCCCCAGCCAGAGCCGAGGCCTCTTACCCTGGTAGTTCCGGGGAGCTCTTGGGGCAGGAAAGGGTGCTACCCTGCTCTCGGGGGCAGGAAAGGGTGCTACCCTGGGTTTGGGCCTAGCAACTTGGGAACCACAAATGCAAAGGAAGCCACCCTCCCCTCTCATGTCCTCCTCCGCACCCCCTGTTCTAGAGCACGGCTTTGCCTCACACCGGCTCTGACCCTCATCCCTCTGCCAGCCTCACCCCTCGCCGTCCCGGCTCCCAGCGAGGTCCCCGTTccagacctccccccccccggcACCTGCCGTGACCCCACTTGCCTCAGCCAAGACCCCAGAGCCCCTGGCATCATCTCAGACCCCAGCAAGAGCGAGTGATGGAGCTGTCATCACACAGCAGCTGTGGGAGCAGGGCGGGTGGGGCAGGAtgccggggtggggtgggtggagccAGGGCCACTTCCTTTCCCCCTGGGGCCCATCTGCCCAGTCCTGCCCCAGCCTCAGGAGGAGTTGGAGTGGTCTGGTCCCAGCCCTGTGCCCTCATCAAGCGAGCTGGTATGGGGCGCGGCCTGGCGGGGCGGGAGACTTGGCGGCCGCGGGAGATGTGCTGTGGCTTGAAAAGGGCCTGGTAGATGACAGGAAAAGATCAGGAGCCGCCGGGGCTGAATGGAGTCAGGGAGGGCCAGGGGGCTGGCCATCGCTGGAGCACGAGCAGCCAGGGCTCAGGGAGCCCGCGGATCAGGGCTGACTGGCAGAGCGGCCAGCATCTGTGCCCTTGTTCTTTCTGATGATAGTAAAAGCGAGGGTGGAAAAAGCCGTTAAGCCGCAAGTTAGGCCTGGCAGTTAGCAGGGAAGTGGGCAGACGGGGAGGAGGGCCCGGCCAGGTTCTCCCCCTCAGTGCTTTGTGTGTTGGTATCTCTCCACTTCCCCTCCCTCAGGTCTCTGCTCCTGCTCACGCCTGTGGCCATGGGAATgatcctgcttctcctcctctttggGGGCGTCTGGACCCAAGAGATGAACACAGAGCTTGTGGACATCACGACCACTTTGGGGATGCCTGCACCCACAAGACCCTCTGCTTCTTTGACCCCAACTTTCTCTGAGCCCCCAAACTTCAGCGTAGTGACCCCCGGTCCTGCAACAGCCAGGGTCCGCGAGGAGAGCAACGGCACCGGGCCCCAGATCTCCCCACCTTCTTCAGCTTCCTATACAGCCAATGAGGTGTTCTTTCTCGGGGCGTCCACTACTGCCGGTGGTGACCTCCATGTACCTGAGCCATCGGTCTCTGGGGAAGTTGCCACCAAGAAGTCATCAAACCTGGAAACTAATGCTCAATCACTAGAAGACTTTCTGGAACTTCACATTATGACTGATGGAACCACGGTAACTGGCTCTCTGGAGACCTCTGATGTCACCAGGGGGCCCTCCGCCACCATGGCGACTGGCCCTCCGGAGACCTCTGATGTCACCTGGGGACCCTCCGTCACCATGGCGACTGGCCCTCCGGAGACCTCTGATGTCACCAGGGGGCCCTCCGCCACCATGGCGACTGGCCCTCCGGAGACCTCTGATGTCACCAGGGGGCCCTCCGCCACCATGGCGACTGGCCCTCCGGAGACCTCTGATGTCACCTGGGGACCCTCCGTCACCATGGCGACTGGCCCTCCGGAGACCTCTGATGTCACCTGGGGACCCTCCGCCACCATGACGACTGGCTCTCCGGAGACCTCTGATGTCACCTGGGGACCCTCCGCCATGGCCACTGGCCCTCCGGAGACCTCTGATGTCGCCAGGGGACCCTCTGCCACCATGGCGACTGGCTCTCTGAAGACCTCTGATGTAGCCAGTGTAACCCCTCTCACCATGTCAACTGGCTTTCTGGCGAGCCCTAAGGGGCCCAGTGGCTTCCCCACCTCCTCGGCAAAAGCAACCCCCATTTCTACAGGCACAGTTAGTAGGCATCCCTCATCAGTTCCCAAGAAAAATGGCACCCTGCTGGTGGCTGTGCTTGTGGCCCTGGTGGTGTTCACAATCCTTGTGACCCTACTCCTGCTGTGGCGCCGGCGGCAGAAGAGGAGGACAGGGGCCCTGATACTAAGCAGGGGAGGAAAGCGCAACGGGGTAGTAGATGCCTGGGCTGGGCCGGCCCAGGTGTCTGACGAGGAGGCCCTGACAGCAGCAGCAGGCGGGTCTGGGGGCGGGAAGGGCCCCGGGGTCTCCGAGGGGGACGCGTCTGGCCGGCAGCCCACACTCACCACTTTCTTCGATAGACGCAAGTCGCAACCGGGCTCCTTGGAGCTGGAGGAGCTGAAGGCCAGGCCGCCCCCCGTCCTAAACGGGGAGGAGGAGCCGCTGGTGGGCAGCAAGGATGAGGCTGTGGAGGCCCCTGCTTCCCAGGGGCCAGAGGCCGGAGATGTGGAGGCCCCTCAGTGCTTGTGAAAAACAGGAGCGCAGGTCAGAATGGCTCCCGGCCTTCACCACCTTCCCTCGTATCATCGCCTCCAGCTTCCTTGTCACGCAGCATCGTCTGGGTCCTCACCCGGTATGTTCATCCCGAGCCCTCATCCGGCTTCTCAACCCCAGGTCTCCCAGCCGGCACC
This window encodes:
- the SPN gene encoding leukosialin, which codes for MGMILLLLLFGGVWTQEMNTELVDITTTLGMPAPTRPSASLTPTFSEPPNFSVVTPGPATARVREESNGTGPQISPPSSASYTANEVFFLGASTTAGGDLHVPEPSVSGEVATKKSSNLETNAQSLEDFLELHIMTDGTTVTGSLETSDVTRGPSATMATGPPETSDVTWGPSVTMATGPPETSDVTRGPSATMATGPPETSDVTRGPSATMATGPPETSDVTWGPSVTMATGPPETSDVTWGPSATMTTGSPETSDVTWGPSAMATGPPETSDVARGPSATMATGSLKTSDVASVTPLTMSTGFLASPKGPSGFPTSSAKATPISTGTVSRHPSSVPKKNGTLLVAVLVALVVFTILVTLLLLWRRRQKRRTGALILSRGGKRNGVVDAWAGPAQVSDEEALTAAAGGSGGGKGPGVSEGDASGRQPTLTTFFDRRKSQPGSLELEELKARPPPVLNGEEEPLVGSKDEAVEAPASQGPEAGDVEAPQCL